In Leishmania panamensis strain MHOM/PA/94/PSC-1 chromosome 6 sequence, the following proteins share a genomic window:
- a CDS encoding mitochondrial ribosomal protein-like protein (TriTrypDB/GeneDB-style sysID: LpmP.06.0040), with amino-acid sequence MRYFRPDRPLVAATTSFVLSSCRTFHSQHRTPLIPQAHVNDRPTAQRIHVGYYIHRHQVVKHSLHPLEVEMGYLLEREQQRYSRHESAESATTFFASRGQTMDVLGRTDPNQIKGNFFGLEHYQDAMKMVMQRYTPEKRVTAADMWKPNGLGDAPPPRHTLHRKLDDFLYLIVQEEAAGKWTIPHTARKDGESLRMTADRAISTQNLEGLDCYVWSNAPQATVFLKDDNTRLFIYSAVYLAGRPQFASYEPKLKDHAWVTRHELLQYSDSFKSAELLKALLDISADGTFEV; translated from the coding sequence ATGCGCTACTTCAGACCAGACCGTCCGCTGGTCGCGGCAACAACGTCCTTCGTGCTTTCATCGTGCCGCACCTTCCACTCGCAGCATCGCACTCCCCTCATTCCACAGGCACACGTCAATGACAGGCCTACGGCGCAGCGCATTCACGTTGGCTATTACATTCACCGCCATCAAGTTGTGAAGCACTCGCTGCACCCCCTCGAAGTAGAGATGGGCTACCTTCTTGAGCGCGAACAGCAACGGTACAGCCGGCACGAGTCTGCAGAGTCAGCAACAACCTTCTTCGCGAGTCGCGGGCAGACAATGGACGTTCTCGGCCGCACTGACCCCAATCAGATCAAAGGCAACTTCTTTGGGTTGGAGCACTACCAGGATGCCATGAAGATGGTGATGCAGCGCTACACCCCAGAGAAACGTGTGACAGCTGCGGACATGTGGAAGCCGAACGGCTTGGgcgacgcaccgcctccgcgccACACGCTGCACCGCAAGCTGGACGACTTTCTGTACCTCATCGtccaggaggaggcagcggggAAGTGGACCATTCCCCACACGGCGCGCAAGGACGGTGAGTCGCTCCGCATGACGGCCGATCGCGCCATCTCCACCCAGAACCTCGAGGGGTTGGACTGCTACGTCTGGTCGAACGCGCCGCAGGCGACTGTGTTCCTCAAGGACGACAACACGCGGCTATTCATCTACTCTGCAGTGTACCTCGCCGGCCGTCCGCAGTTTGCCTCCTACGAGCCCAAGCTGAAAGATCACGCGTGGGTGACCCGgcacgagctgctgcaaTACAGCGACAGCTTCAAGAGTGCAGAGCTGCTCAAGGCTCTCCTCGACATTAGCGCCGACGGTACCTTCGAGGTTTAA
- a CDS encoding hypothetical protein (TriTrypDB/GeneDB-style sysID: LpmP.06.0030): MAKQKITVKVKGKSVSYEGHPERRPRDLMDILIKMAVAESAVVATFRENIDNHNDFSDEQVMSMFKEAKAAREKKERSKGGSSSEAAAPASAPAASTEEKPQKIILIYCGKQLSYQGVPSGKRSAVLQLLSKQPDVTQQIAVETFRTNLPGETASDDEIWHLVEMLRERRKAKGQSKSGAGESGSGSANHAAVEDLVGMSDKERNDLNDFIRQVLGQPTVDAGSLFPNDSRGRNDGVESPERTGTARKSGRVTVYLQEGTTNATKLISATLGMSFSEFSSIVDKKFGHHMLLSFCDGDDVLEVDDDDVLNLYFEKVVEGDAKKERLICTNPEDAARDGDDQLQDARLQSAYGTQVVATQAKVYSNGELTVTEDRTYTGHTLAVYCCCFSPRGDMFLTASRDRTVRLWNVRTGGCTLMKGGHNGFVLSCDFSPKGNRVVSSSDDRTIKLWSTSSCNKVATFKGHEDKVYCVKYNPSGDYIVSGSCDNTVRVWNAESQSKLATLKGHSLAVFSCAFSNTDNGKYVVSGSDDRTIKIWDWGTSRDLKTLIGHIGTVWSVIFSHNDRYIVSGSMDYELILWDTATGSRLRSMDGHKTSVHHAIFSEDDKYIFSCSRDWSVMVWRTDDGEHVETIMGHLSTVYHMDIKNNKLLTSSLDDKVKVWTIKHN; this comes from the coding sequence ATGGCCAAGCAGAAGATTACTGTCAAGGTCAAGGGGAAGTCTGTCTCCTACGAAGGCCACCCCGAGCGTCGACCAAGGGACTTGATGGACATCCTGATCAAGATGGCTGTTGCCGAGAGTGCCGTTGTGGCCACCTTCCGCGAAAACATTGACAACCACAATGACTTTTCCGACGAGCAGGTGATGTCGATGTTTAAGGAAGCGAAGGCGGCGCGCGAGAAAAAGGAACGTTCGAAGGGCGGCAGCTCGAGTGAAGCAGCCGCCCCCGCCTCTGCGCCGGCGGCTTCCACCGAAGAGAAGCCGCAGAAGATCATACTAATCTACTGCGGAAAGCAGCTTTCCTACCAAGGTGTGCCCAGCGGCAAGCGTAGTGCCGTGCTGCAACTCCTCTCCAAGCAGCCTGATGTCACTCAACAGATTGCGGTGGAGACGTTCCGTACGAACCTGCCCGGCGAGACGGCCTCGGACGACGAAATCTGGCACTTGGTGGAGATGCtcagggagaggagaaaagcgaaggGCCAATCGAAGTCAGGTGCGGGCGAATCGGGCAGCGGGAGTGCAAACCACGCTGCCGTCGAAGACCTAGTCGGCATGTCGGATAAGGAGCGCAACGACCTGAACGACTTTATTCGCCAGGTGTTGGGGCAGCCGACGGTGGATGCGGGCTCCTTATTCCCTAACGATTCCAGAGGGCGCAACGACGGGGTCGAAAGTCCCGAGAGGACGGGGACAGCGCGCAAGTCGGGCAGGGTTACGGTGTATCTGCAGGAGGGGACTACCAACGCTACGAAGCTCATCTCCGCCACGCTAGGCATGTCCTTTTCGGAGTTTTCTTCTATTGTCGATAAGAAGTTTGGCCATCATATGTTGTTATCCTTctgcgacggtgacgacGTCTTAGAggtggacgacgacgacgtgctGAACCTGTACTTCGAAAAAGTTGTCGAGGGAGACGCGAAGAAGGAGCGCCTGATTTGCACTAACCCTGAAGACGCCGCAAGGGATGGGGATGATCAGTTGCAGGACGCCCGCCTGCAGAGTGCCTACGGCACGCAGGTTGTGGCGACCCAGGCAAAGGTGTACTCGAACGGCGAGCTCACCGTCACGGAGGACCGCACCTACACCGGCCACACCCTTGCCGtttactgctgctgcttctcaccCAGGGGCGACATGTTCCTCACGGCAAGCCGCGACCGCACCGTCCGCCTATGGAACGTGCGCACTGGCGGCTGCACGTTGATGAAGGGCGGGCACAACGGCTTCGTGCTGTCCTGCGACTTCTCCCCAAAGGGCAACCGCGTCGTTTCCTCCTCTGATGACCGCACTATCAAACTGTGGAGCACGTCATCGTGCAACAAGGTTGCCACATTCAAAGGGCACGAAGACAAGGTGTACTGCGTCAAGTACAACCCTAGCGGCGACTACATCGTGTCTGGCTCCTGCGACAACACGGTACGCGTGTGGAATGCCGAGTCGCAGTCAAAGCTGGCGACGCTGAAGGGCCACAGCCTCGCCGTTTTTTCGTGCGCCTTCAGTAACACCGATAATGGCAAGTACGTCGTGTCTGGCAGCGATGATCGCACCATCAAGATCTGGGACTGGGGTACAAGCAGGGATCTCAAGACGCTGATCGGCCACATCGGTACCGTGTGGTCGGTCATCTTCTCCCACAACGACAGGTACAttgtcagcggcagcatggACTACGAGCTTATCCTCTGGGATACGGCAACCGGCTCGCGCCTGCGCTCGATGGACGGGCACAAGACGTCGGTGCACCACGCCATCTTCTCGGAGGACGACAAATACATCTTCTCCTGCTCCCGCGACTGGAGCGTCATGGTGTGGCGTACAGATGATGGTGAGCACGTAGAAACCATCATGGGCCACCTCAGCACTGTCTACCACATGGACATCAAGAACAACAAgctgctcacctcctcccttgATGACAAGGTCAAGGTGTGGACGATCAAACATAATTAG